Sequence from the Pseudomonas sp. 7SR1 genome:
CCAGCGACAGCACGTTCACCAGCACCAGCAGCGCCAGGACCCCGAGGAAACCGATCACGGTGGCGCGGCCGACGTCCGCACGTTTTTCCGCTCGTGCCGAATAGACGCTGGCGCCTTCGATGCCGATGAACACGAATACCGTGACCAGCATCATGTGGCGCACCTGGTCCATCACGCTGCCCAGGTCCGGGTTCATCGTGCCCCAGATATCCCGGGTAAACACCTCGGCCTCGAACGCCACGGCGGCGATGACGATGAACACCAGCAGCGGCACGACCTTGGCGACAGTGGTCACCAGGTTGATGAACGCCGCCTCCTTGATGCCGCGCAATACCAGAAAGTGCACCGCCCACAGCAGCAGCGATGCGCAGGCGATGGCCACAGGGGTATTGCCCTGGCCGAACACCGGATAAAAATACCCCAGGGTGCTGAACAGCAGGACGAAATAACCGACGTTGCCCATCCACGCACTGATCCAGTAGCCCCAGGCCGAAGAGAAACCCATGTAGTCGCCGAAACCGGCCTTGGCGTAGGCGTAGACCCCCGAATCCAGGCCAGGTTTGCGGTTGGCCAGGGTCTGGAAGACGAAAGCCAGGGTCAGCATGCCGACGGCGGTGATGGTCCAGCCGATCAGTACCGCGCCGACGTCGGCCCGGGCGGCCATGTTTTGCGGCAGGGAAAATATCCCGCCGCCGATCATCGACCCCACCACCAGCGCGATCAGCGCACCGAGTCGTAACTTTTCAATCGGCTGAGGCATTTTTCTCTGACCCATTAAGTAGATAAATGCGACATAACGTTCTTGAATAACGTCACCCGCAAAAAGTCCAAGGGACTCATTACCCCAGTATGTTCAGGACAACAATAAAGAAAGGCCAGGACAGCCGATTATTTTTGTCATGAAGGCAGGGTTCAAAATAGTTGCGATCCAAAAAAAATCAACTAGCGTGAATTGTCCCGCCAGGAAAATACGTCCCTTTCAAACCCATCCAAAGCTTCTAGAACGGGCCTTGCACGAACATTCACGGGCATCAGGCAAAACACTTAACCCCTTCATTAACAATGGAATGTTGTCATGCACTGATCCAGATCAGGTATTCAACTTCCAAATCGACTTAGCCTGTTGACTCTCTTCTCCTGCATTGGAGTCTTACAAATGTCTAACACTCCTGGAAAACTTCGATTGGGTGCATTGGTTGCACTGGTTGTCGGCTCCATGATCGGTGGCGGGATCTTTTCCCTGCCGCAGAACATGGCCGCCAGCGCCGATGTCGGAGCGGTACTGATCGGTTGGGCCATCACCGCCGTCGGCATGCTGACCCTGGCCTTCGTCTTCCAGACCCTGGCCAACCGCAAACCCGACCTGGACGGCGGCGTGTATGCCTACGCCAAGGCCGGTTTCGGCGACTACATGGGCTTCTCCTCGGCCTGGGGCTACTGGATCAGCGCCTGGTTGGGCAACGTCGGTTATTTCGTCCTGCTGTTCAGTACCCTGGGCTACTTCTTCCCGATTTTCGGCGAGGGCAACACCGTGGCGGCGGTGATCGGTGCCTCGGTGCTGTTGTGGGCGGTGCATTGGCTGGTGCTGCGCGGCATCAAGGAGGCGGCATTCATCAACCTGGTGACCACCGTCGCCAAGGTCGTGCCGCTGTTGCTGTTCGTGCTGATCGCACTGTTCGCCTTCAAGCTCGAGATCTTCACCCGGGACATCTGGGGCACGATGAACCCCGACCTGGGCAGCGTGATGAACCAGGTGCGCAACATGATGCTGGTCACCGTGTGGGTGTTCATCGGCATCGAGGGGGCGAGCATCTTTTCCGCCCGCGCCGAGAAACGCACCGACGTGGGCAAGGCCACCGTGATCGGCTTCATCACCGTGCTGCTGTTCCTGGTGCTGGTGAACGTATTGTCCCTGGGCATCATGACCCAGCCGGAACTGGCCAAGCTGCAGAATCCATCCATGGCCGCGGTGCTGGAGCACGTGGTGGGCCACTGGGGTGCGGTGCTCA
This genomic interval carries:
- the arcD gene encoding arginine-ornithine antiporter → MPQPIEKLRLGALIALVVGSMIGGGIFSLPQNMAARADVGAVLIGWTITAVGMLTLAFVFQTLANRKPGLDSGVYAYAKAGFGDYMGFSSAWGYWISAWMGNVGYFVLLFSTLGYFYPVFGQGNTPVAIACASLLLWAVHFLVLRGIKEAAFINLVTTVAKVVPLLVFIVIAAVAFEAEVFTRDIWGTMNPDLGSVMDQVRHMMLVTVFVFIGIEGASVYSARAEKRADVGRATVIGFLGVLALLVLVNVLSLGIMSQPALAQLQNPSLAGVLEHVVGPWGALLISVGLTVSLLGALLSWALLCAEILYATARDKTMPAFLTKENANRAPVNALWLTNGMIQLFLLITLFSAGTYTSLIYLASSMILVPYLWSAAYAVLLCARGETYGQASAQRMKDLCIGGVALCYAVWLLYAGGVKYLLLSALLYAPGVILFAQAKREQGQPLFTHVEKGIFACVMAGAGLAAYGLYSGFLAL
- the arcD gene encoding arginine-ornithine antiporter, which translates into the protein MSNTPGKLRLGALVALVVGSMIGGGIFSLPQNMAASADVGAVLIGWAITAVGMLTLAFVFQTLANRKPDLDGGVYAYAKAGFGDYMGFSSAWGYWISAWLGNVGYFVLLFSTLGYFFPIFGEGNTVAAVIGASVLLWAVHWLVLRGIKEAAFINLVTTVAKVVPLLLFVLIALFAFKLEIFTRDIWGTMNPDLGSVMNQVRNMMLVTVWVFIGIEGASIFSARAEKRTDVGKATVIGFITVLLFLVLVNVLSLGIMTQPELAKLQNPSMAAVLEHVVGHWGAVLISVGLIISLLGALLSWVLLCAEIMFAAAKDHTMPEFLRRENANHVPANALWLTNAMVQLFLIITLFSASTYLSLIYLATSMILVPYLWSAAYALLLAVRGETYEGFAAERRKDLAIGAIALVYAVWLLYAGGIKYLLLSALLYAPGAILFAKAKRELGKPVFTSVEKLIFAAVVAGALVAAYGLYDGFLTL